In Capillimicrobium parvum, a genomic segment contains:
- a CDS encoding sigma-70 family RNA polymerase sigma factor — translation MLWSMYDHDEALTLYLEEIGRHKLLTADEEIELAKRIERGDLAAKERMMTANLRLVVSLAKRYQDRGLTLFDLIQEGNVGLIRAVEKFDHRKGFKFSTYAVWWIRQSLARALADKGRTIRLPVHIAERLHRVQRAERRFVLKHARDPSNEELAEELGLTLDEIEIVRGELPATVSLHAPVGDDEAELGDFLEDRASPTPFDETAAVMDRHAIDSALENLPGGERRVIQMRFGLDGQPERTMHQVARELKLSADRVRRLEEQALRKLRQLPEAQALNAA, via the coding sequence ATGCTCTGGTCCATGTACGACCACGACGAGGCATTGACGCTGTATCTGGAGGAGATCGGGCGCCACAAGCTGCTGACCGCGGACGAGGAGATCGAGCTCGCCAAGCGCATCGAGCGCGGTGACCTCGCGGCCAAGGAGCGGATGATGACGGCGAACCTTCGCCTCGTCGTCTCGCTGGCCAAGCGCTACCAGGACCGCGGGCTGACGCTGTTCGACCTCATCCAGGAAGGCAATGTCGGCCTCATCCGCGCGGTCGAGAAGTTCGACCACCGCAAGGGCTTCAAGTTCAGCACCTACGCGGTCTGGTGGATCCGGCAGTCCCTGGCGCGCGCGCTGGCCGACAAGGGCCGGACGATCCGGCTGCCCGTGCACATCGCGGAGCGACTGCACCGCGTGCAGCGCGCCGAGCGGCGATTCGTGCTCAAGCACGCCCGCGATCCGAGCAACGAGGAGCTGGCCGAGGAGCTCGGCCTGACGCTCGACGAGATCGAGATCGTGCGTGGCGAGCTGCCGGCCACCGTCTCCCTGCACGCGCCCGTCGGCGACGACGAGGCCGAGTTGGGCGACTTCCTCGAGGACCGCGCCAGCCCGACCCCCTTCGACGAGACCGCCGCCGTCATGGACCGTCACGCGATCGACTCCGCCCTGGAGAACCTCCCGGGCGGCGAGCGGCGCGTGATCCAGATGCGGTTCGGGCTCGATGGCCAGCCTGAGCGGACGATGCACCAGGTCGCGCGGGAGCTCAAGCTCTCCGCCGACCGGGTGCGCAGGCTCGAGGAGCAGGCGCTGCGCAAGCTCCGCCAGCTGCCCGAGGCCCAGGCGCTCAACGCGGCGTAG
- a CDS encoding L,D-transpeptidase, translating into MTGARTFWAAIAPLTLTLALAAAPAGAQTADDTSIIGPGTTAGGVDLSNLTITAAAGKLDQEVTPRLLAPVTVRVGHRRFQVDGTRAKVRLDALRTARRAYYASRDAGTAPPPPPVVVPVAPTTPATPTPATTTPTTTPTTTAPTRRAAGGAGAGLQVPVAATYSRPAVRAWANEVSGSVTRRPRSATLRIGVTRMRVHTAKRGFTIDASRLAGRVGKVLIDPLARRDALRQPLVGLDPPVTVRSLRRANSTIVTVDRGGFRLRLFKNLRLVKSYGIAVGMAGLDTPAGLYRITSRQVDPAWHVPLSDWAGSLAGQVIPGGAPDNPLKARWLGIVNGVGIHGTAEDWSIGTRASHGCIRMHVSDVIDLYPRVPLGARVLIH; encoded by the coding sequence ATGACTGGCGCACGGACGTTCTGGGCCGCAATCGCCCCGCTGACCCTCACCTTGGCTCTGGCCGCCGCCCCGGCGGGCGCGCAGACCGCGGACGACACCTCGATCATCGGCCCCGGCACGACCGCCGGCGGCGTCGACCTGTCGAACCTCACGATCACCGCAGCGGCGGGGAAGCTCGACCAGGAGGTCACGCCGCGTCTGCTCGCGCCGGTGACCGTGCGCGTGGGCCATCGCCGGTTCCAGGTCGACGGCACGCGCGCCAAGGTCCGCCTCGACGCGCTGCGGACCGCCCGCCGCGCCTACTACGCGTCCCGCGACGCCGGTACCGCGCCCCCGCCGCCGCCCGTCGTCGTCCCGGTGGCGCCCACGACGCCGGCCACGCCCACGCCGGCCACGACCACGCCGACGACCACGCCGACCACCACCGCCCCGACGCGCCGGGCCGCCGGCGGCGCCGGCGCCGGCCTGCAGGTCCCGGTCGCCGCCACGTACTCGCGGCCCGCGGTCCGCGCCTGGGCGAACGAGGTCTCCGGCTCGGTCACCCGCCGCCCGCGCAGCGCGACGTTGCGCATCGGCGTGACGCGGATGAGGGTCCACACGGCCAAGCGCGGCTTCACGATCGACGCGTCGCGCCTCGCCGGCCGCGTCGGCAAGGTCCTCATCGACCCGCTCGCGAGGCGCGACGCGCTGCGCCAGCCGCTCGTCGGCCTCGACCCGCCCGTCACCGTCCGCTCGCTGCGGCGCGCCAACTCGACGATCGTCACCGTCGACCGCGGGGGGTTCCGCCTGCGCCTCTTCAAGAACCTGCGCCTCGTCAAGAGCTACGGGATCGCGGTCGGCATGGCCGGGCTCGACACGCCCGCGGGCCTGTACCGGATCACGAGCAGGCAGGTCGACCCCGCCTGGCACGTGCCGCTGTCGGACTGGGCGGGGTCGCTCGCCGGCCAGGTCATCCCCGGGGGTGCGCCGGACAACCCGCTGAAGGCCCGGTGGCTCGGCATCGTCAACGGGGTCGGCATCCACGGCACCGCCGAGGACTGGTCGATCGGCACGCGCGCCTCGCACGGCTGCATCCGCATGCACGTCTCCGACGTCATCGACCTGTATCCGCGGGTGCCGCTCGGCGCGCGCGTCCTGATCCACTGA
- a CDS encoding ROK family protein, with the protein MVEPETRPRGGIDLGGTKIQAIVADADHKVLGEARQPTPTTGGPQDVINALADVMRQACVGAGLNADELGGVGLGSPGDIDARQGTIAQAGNLPNWTGAVPVAEMLGAALGTSVAIGNDVSVATRAEFELGAGKPYGSLLGVFWGTGVGGGLILDGKEWEGRAAAGEIGHMVVKRGGALCPCGRHGCMEAYAGRKAMEVEARRRHDEGEHTDLFKIMKERGRDRLTSGVWERALKHGDQLAEHLFERAYLALGAGVASAINLLDVEAVVLGGGLGVRFGDAAAARLAEAMRPHLFNDDRPPAVAVAALGDYGGALGAAMLVGP; encoded by the coding sequence ATGGTCGAGCCTGAGACCAGGCCGCGCGGCGGCATCGACCTCGGCGGGACCAAGATCCAGGCGATCGTCGCCGACGCCGACCACAAGGTCCTCGGCGAGGCGCGCCAGCCGACGCCGACCACCGGCGGTCCGCAGGACGTCATCAACGCGCTCGCCGACGTGATGCGCCAGGCGTGCGTCGGGGCCGGCCTGAACGCCGACGAGCTCGGGGGCGTGGGGCTCGGCTCGCCGGGCGACATCGACGCCAGGCAGGGGACGATCGCGCAGGCCGGCAACCTGCCGAACTGGACCGGCGCGGTGCCGGTCGCCGAGATGCTCGGCGCCGCGCTCGGAACGTCCGTGGCGATCGGCAACGACGTGTCGGTCGCGACGCGGGCCGAGTTCGAGCTCGGCGCCGGCAAGCCGTACGGGTCGCTGCTCGGCGTCTTCTGGGGCACCGGCGTGGGCGGGGGCCTCATCCTCGACGGCAAGGAGTGGGAGGGCCGCGCCGCGGCCGGCGAGATCGGCCACATGGTCGTCAAGCGCGGCGGCGCCCTCTGCCCGTGCGGGCGGCACGGGTGCATGGAGGCCTACGCCGGGCGCAAGGCGATGGAGGTCGAAGCGCGCAGGCGCCACGACGAGGGCGAGCACACCGACCTCTTCAAGATCATGAAGGAGCGGGGGCGCGACCGGCTCACCAGCGGCGTCTGGGAGCGGGCGCTCAAGCACGGCGACCAGCTCGCCGAGCATCTCTTCGAGCGCGCCTACCTGGCGCTGGGCGCCGGCGTCGCCTCGGCGATCAACCTGCTCGACGTCGAGGCGGTCGTCCTCGGCGGCGGGCTGGGCGTCCGTTTCGGCGACGCCGCGGCCGCGCGCCTGGCCGAGGCGATGCGGCCGCACCTCTTCAACGACGACCGCCCGCCCGCGGTGGCCGTCGCGGCGCTCGGCGACTACGGCGGCGCGCTCGGCGCCGCCATGCTCGTCGGCCCGTGA
- a CDS encoding SDR family oxidoreductase, translating into MGRTAIVTGGTGGLGSAVTRAFLDDGWRVVVPWVDERELDRVERRDGLELIQADLFDEASVAAVVARATHDAGAPLAAAVNLVGGFSEGGRVHETPIGDFEAQFRLNLRPAYLVCAASLPHMLEAGSGAIVCVSTRAAVRPFAGAAGYISSKAAVLALVDAMSAEYRKDGIRVNAILPSIIDTPGNRAANSNANFDNWVKPEEIAGVIRFLCSDASSPTSGAHVPVYGRA; encoded by the coding sequence ATGGGTCGCACCGCGATCGTCACGGGAGGCACCGGCGGGCTCGGCAGCGCGGTGACGCGCGCGTTCCTCGACGACGGATGGCGCGTCGTCGTGCCGTGGGTCGACGAGCGCGAGCTCGACCGGGTCGAGCGGCGCGACGGCCTGGAGCTCATCCAGGCCGACCTGTTCGACGAGGCCTCGGTCGCCGCGGTGGTCGCCCGCGCGACGCACGACGCCGGGGCGCCCCTGGCCGCGGCGGTCAACCTCGTCGGCGGCTTCTCCGAGGGCGGCCGCGTCCACGAGACCCCCATCGGCGACTTCGAGGCGCAGTTCCGCCTCAACCTGCGCCCGGCCTACCTCGTCTGCGCCGCCTCGCTGCCCCACATGCTCGAGGCGGGCAGCGGCGCGATCGTCTGCGTGTCGACCCGCGCCGCCGTGCGCCCCTTCGCCGGCGCCGCGGGCTACATCTCCTCGAAGGCCGCGGTGCTCGCGCTGGTCGACGCGATGTCGGCCGAGTACCGCAAGGACGGCATCCGGGTCAACGCGATCCTGCCGAGCATCATCGACACCCCCGGCAACCGGGCGGCGAACTCGAACGCCAACTTCGACAACTGGGTCAAGCCGGAGGAGATCGCCGGCGTCATCCGCTTCCTGTGCTCCGACGCGTCGTCGCCGACCAGCGGCGCGCACGTGCCCGTCTATGGTCGAGCCTGA
- a CDS encoding 3'-5' exoribonuclease YhaM family protein, whose amino-acid sequence MFVRNLTDGCEVDQVMLVREAEVRQKRDGREFLKLTLADRTGRVTATIWDGAAELGRHVQPGVAVRVIGRFGSHPRYGAEIVVRALRRPAEGSYDPADLLDGPPKPAEQMEAELRQLTATVRDPFLAELLDRLIGPSGRCWPAYREAPAAKTYHQAYRHGLLEHSLTVAQAVHAVSNTFPGIDHDVAVTGALLHDIGKLEAYATDGLRIEMTDAGRLQGEIVLGYTRVLRTIGAIEGFPDDRAEALLHIVLSHHGSLEHGSPVVPCTREATLVHFVDNLGGRLGSFDRLEKELQEGECWSGFDRALGGGAYFAAGRDRVPCEPAAAEAA is encoded by the coding sequence ATGTTCGTCCGGAACCTCACCGACGGATGCGAGGTCGACCAGGTCATGCTGGTCCGTGAGGCCGAGGTGCGCCAGAAGCGCGACGGCCGCGAGTTCCTCAAGCTGACCCTGGCCGACCGGACCGGCCGGGTGACCGCGACGATCTGGGACGGGGCGGCGGAGCTCGGGCGTCACGTCCAGCCCGGCGTGGCCGTGCGGGTCATCGGGCGCTTCGGCTCGCATCCCCGCTACGGCGCCGAGATCGTCGTCCGGGCGCTGCGCCGCCCGGCGGAGGGCAGCTACGACCCGGCCGACCTCCTCGACGGGCCGCCGAAGCCCGCCGAGCAGATGGAGGCCGAGCTACGCCAGCTGACCGCCACGGTCCGCGACCCGTTCCTCGCCGAGCTGCTCGACCGGCTCATCGGCCCGTCGGGGCGCTGCTGGCCGGCGTACCGCGAGGCGCCGGCGGCGAAGACCTACCACCAGGCCTACCGCCACGGGCTGCTCGAGCACTCGCTCACGGTCGCGCAGGCGGTCCACGCCGTCAGCAACACGTTCCCGGGCATCGACCACGACGTCGCGGTCACCGGCGCGCTGCTGCACGACATCGGCAAGCTCGAGGCCTACGCCACGGACGGCCTGCGCATCGAGATGACCGACGCGGGGCGCCTGCAGGGCGAGATCGTGCTCGGCTACACGCGCGTCCTGCGCACGATCGGCGCGATCGAGGGCTTCCCCGACGACCGCGCCGAGGCGCTGCTGCACATCGTGCTCAGCCACCACGGCTCGCTCGAGCACGGCTCCCCGGTGGTGCCGTGCACGCGGGAGGCGACGCTCGTGCACTTCGTCGACAACCTCGGCGGCCGCCTCGGCTCGTTCGACCGGCTCGAGAAGGAGCTGCAGGAGGGCGAGTGCTGGTCGGGCTTCGACCGGGCGCTCGGCGGCGGTGCGTACTTCGCGGCCGGGCGCGACCGCGTGCCCTGCGAGCCCGCGGCGGCCGAGGCCGCGTAG
- a CDS encoding response regulator transcription factor: MTRLAIVDDHEALREGLEALMVGGELEVVGTAGNAAAALDVVEHARPDVVLVDIGLPDASGIELARQLIARHRTLRVVLYTEDADADLLYAGLDAGAAGYVLKAGPVHELVAAVAQVAAGGTYVDPRLDRVLESERTVTRVSQLSPREREVMHLMAEGLTAEAAGGELGVSVETVRTHVRNAVRKLQARNRVHAIALALERGEVSLGTPSGAHPPSRGAGRRWSA, encoded by the coding sequence GTGACCCGGCTGGCCATCGTCGATGACCACGAGGCGCTGCGGGAAGGGCTCGAGGCGCTCATGGTGGGCGGGGAGCTCGAAGTCGTCGGCACGGCCGGCAACGCCGCGGCCGCGCTCGACGTGGTCGAGCATGCCCGGCCGGACGTCGTGCTCGTCGACATCGGGCTGCCCGATGCCTCGGGGATCGAGCTGGCCCGCCAGCTCATCGCCCGCCACCGCACGCTGCGGGTCGTGCTCTACACCGAGGACGCCGACGCCGATCTCCTGTACGCGGGCCTCGATGCGGGGGCCGCCGGCTACGTGCTGAAGGCCGGGCCGGTGCACGAGCTGGTCGCGGCGGTGGCGCAGGTCGCGGCGGGCGGCACGTACGTCGACCCCCGCCTGGACCGCGTCCTCGAGTCCGAGCGCACCGTCACCCGCGTCTCCCAGCTCTCGCCGCGCGAGCGCGAGGTGATGCACCTCATGGCCGAGGGGCTGACGGCCGAGGCCGCGGGCGGCGAGCTCGGCGTGTCGGTCGAGACCGTGCGCACCCACGTCCGCAACGCGGTCCGCAAGCTGCAGGCGCGCAACCGCGTGCATGCGATCGCGCTGGCGCTCGAGCGGGGCGAGGTCTCGCTCGGGACCCCGTCGGGCGCGCACCCGCCGTCCCGGGGGGCGGGGCGGCGGTGGAGCGCGTGA
- a CDS encoding helix-turn-helix transcriptional regulator — protein sequence MAKDTEKLIRQLSLISYLMAERRPVTATEIRRDVEGYSGMNEDAFARRFYADRAELESLGIALTVDKPADGIAEQENYSLRPENFHLPAIEFSDAELASLQTALALLDGEFAYAEPLRLALQQISWGRPSPLRAPDQGSVALGLTASAGGHELSQRLAKVETAIFRHKTITFDYYTMQRDEVSHRKVDPYHLLYRDGQFYLLGRSHERDALRVFRLSRIRGKVAYATKAEHDFKRPVDFDPRPYAHRAAWQMGDAEATAEVWISERIAWQIKRHFGRYGRVEPVADGAIVLYTDYAVSRLIAAWVLSLGEHARVLGPPDLVDEVAQRAALVGERHTGTFELAECVGSGPPPAAAEAESNGAGRRETAIRPERFARLVTLASVLIEAGRAGRTLQRDDVIELLQVSEAELREDINVLNVVNFGGGSYVLYAELTDDGEIEVDPEPYSDNFARPARLLPVEAKALIAAIDLIGEHIPEGSLAGAREKIVAALGEDPTEGGLHIASAGGDDSEIAKVVSGAIAGRRLIELEYYKANEDEFSSRTVEPYALTNGLEGWYVASYDPSAEGDGQRHFRLDRIKHVTVLDERFTPRPEVDPAAAVEGWLRTGEVEASRMARLWIAPERARWEREARRVTEELADGAIVVELPFKGLDYLVREVLKGAGESVVLEPADARDAVREAVSRLAPVR from the coding sequence ATGGCCAAAGACACCGAGAAGCTGATCAGGCAGCTCTCGCTCATCTCCTACCTCATGGCCGAGCGGCGCCCGGTCACCGCGACCGAGATCCGCCGCGACGTCGAGGGCTACAGCGGCATGAACGAGGACGCCTTCGCGCGGCGCTTCTACGCCGATCGCGCCGAGCTCGAATCGCTCGGCATCGCCCTCACGGTCGACAAGCCCGCCGACGGCATCGCCGAGCAGGAGAACTACTCGCTGCGGCCCGAGAACTTCCACCTGCCCGCGATCGAGTTCTCCGACGCCGAGCTCGCCTCGCTGCAGACCGCGCTCGCGCTGCTCGACGGCGAGTTCGCCTATGCCGAGCCGCTGCGCCTCGCGCTGCAGCAGATCTCGTGGGGCCGCCCGAGCCCGCTGCGGGCTCCCGACCAGGGCTCGGTCGCGCTGGGCCTCACCGCCTCCGCCGGCGGCCACGAGCTCTCGCAGCGCCTCGCCAAGGTCGAGACGGCGATCTTCCGCCACAAGACGATCACGTTCGACTACTACACGATGCAGCGCGACGAGGTCAGCCACCGCAAGGTCGACCCGTACCACCTGCTCTACCGCGACGGGCAGTTCTACCTGCTCGGCCGCTCGCACGAGCGCGACGCCCTGCGCGTCTTCCGGCTGTCGCGCATCCGCGGCAAGGTCGCGTACGCGACGAAGGCCGAGCACGACTTCAAGCGCCCGGTCGACTTCGACCCGCGCCCGTACGCGCATCGCGCCGCCTGGCAGATGGGCGACGCGGAGGCCACCGCCGAGGTGTGGATCTCCGAGCGCATCGCCTGGCAGATCAAGCGCCACTTCGGCCGCTACGGCCGCGTCGAGCCCGTCGCCGACGGCGCCATCGTCCTCTACACCGACTACGCCGTCTCCCGGCTCATCGCCGCCTGGGTCCTGAGCCTCGGCGAGCACGCGCGCGTCCTCGGCCCACCCGACCTCGTGGACGAGGTCGCCCAGCGCGCGGCGCTGGTCGGCGAGCGTCACACCGGCACGTTCGAGCTGGCCGAGTGCGTCGGCTCCGGCCCGCCGCCGGCCGCCGCCGAGGCCGAGTCCAACGGCGCCGGCCGGCGCGAGACGGCGATCCGCCCCGAGCGCTTCGCCCGGCTCGTCACGCTCGCGTCCGTCCTCATCGAGGCGGGCCGCGCCGGCCGCACGCTGCAGCGCGATGACGTGATCGAGCTCCTGCAGGTCTCCGAGGCCGAGCTGCGCGAGGACATCAACGTCCTCAACGTCGTCAACTTCGGCGGCGGCTCCTACGTGCTCTACGCCGAGCTGACCGACGACGGCGAGATCGAGGTCGACCCCGAGCCGTACTCCGACAACTTCGCCCGCCCTGCCCGTCTGCTGCCGGTCGAGGCCAAGGCGCTCATCGCCGCCATCGACCTGATCGGCGAGCACATCCCCGAGGGCTCCCTGGCCGGCGCGCGCGAGAAGATCGTCGCCGCGCTCGGCGAGGACCCGACCGAGGGCGGCCTGCACATCGCGTCGGCGGGTGGCGACGACTCGGAGATCGCCAAGGTCGTCTCCGGCGCGATCGCCGGCCGGCGGCTCATCGAGCTCGAGTACTACAAGGCCAACGAGGACGAGTTCTCCTCCCGGACCGTCGAGCCGTACGCGCTGACCAACGGGCTCGAGGGCTGGTACGTCGCGTCCTACGACCCGAGCGCCGAGGGCGACGGCCAGCGCCACTTCCGTCTCGATCGCATCAAGCACGTGACCGTGCTCGACGAGCGCTTCACGCCCCGCCCCGAGGTCGACCCGGCCGCCGCGGTCGAGGGCTGGCTGCGGACCGGCGAGGTGGAGGCCTCCCGGATGGCCCGGCTGTGGATCGCCCCGGAGCGCGCCCGCTGGGAGCGCGAGGCGCGCCGCGTGACCGAGGAGCTCGCCGACGGGGCCATCGTCGTCGAGCTGCCGTTCAAGGGGCTGGACTACCTGGTGCGCGAGGTCCTCAAGGGAGCCGGCGAGTCCGTCGTGCTCGAGCCCGCCGACGCCCGCGACGCCGTCCGGGAGGCCGTCAGCCGGCTCGCGCCGGTGCGGTGA
- a CDS encoding pyridoxamine 5'-phosphate oxidase family protein — MSRRDQIRMSADEVRAFLDGERTVTCATIGRDGRPHLMPLWYVRGQHLPADGPWGPASQNGRGEHLWAWTYAKSQKVRNLDRDPRATLQVEAGTEYHLLRGVMLETDAVVHRDLDTVTALGLEIFARYGDGGELSDDARAAVTAQAAKRVGLQFIERNRVTWDHRKLAGVY; from the coding sequence ATGAGCCGCCGTGACCAGATCCGCATGTCCGCAGACGAGGTGCGCGCGTTCCTCGACGGCGAGCGCACCGTGACCTGCGCGACGATCGGCCGCGACGGCCGGCCGCACCTGATGCCGCTCTGGTACGTCCGCGGGCAACATCTGCCTGCCGACGGACCCTGGGGGCCCGCATCGCAGAATGGTCGGGGCGAGCATCTGTGGGCGTGGACCTACGCGAAGTCGCAGAAGGTGCGCAACCTCGACCGCGACCCGCGCGCCACGCTGCAGGTCGAGGCCGGCACGGAGTACCACCTGCTGCGCGGCGTCATGCTCGAGACGGACGCCGTCGTCCACCGCGATCTCGATACGGTCACGGCGCTCGGACTGGAGATCTTCGCCCGCTACGGCGACGGAGGCGAGCTGTCGGACGACGCACGCGCGGCCGTGACCGCGCAGGCCGCGAAGCGGGTCGGCCTGCAGTTCATCGAGCGCAACCGGGTCACCTGGGACCACCGCAAGCTGGCAGGGGTGTATTAG
- a CDS encoding glucose-1-phosphate thymidylyltransferase has protein sequence MTALKGLILSGGKGTRLRPITHTSAKQLVPVANKPVLFYGIEAMAAAGIEQVGIIIAPETGDEIRAAAGDGSRFGVEITYIVQDEPAGLAHAVLTAEPFLGRDPFVMYLGDNLLQGGIKELVAQFESANPEALILLTPVPDPEHYGVAELDGDRVVALAEKPPEPKTNLALVGVYLFSPVIHDAARAIEPSARGELEITDAIQHLVDKGARVEPHIVEGWWKDTGRLDDMLEANRLILDNLQTRVEGELIESTVEGRVVIEKGAVLERSAVRGPAIIGAGTRLIDCYVGPYSAIAEDCVVEAAEIEHSILLAGSKVRHLEGRMESSLLGRNVTISRDEGRQPRAYRFMVGDNSEIGIL, from the coding sequence ATGACCGCGTTGAAGGGCCTGATCCTCTCGGGTGGCAAGGGCACGCGCCTGCGCCCCATCACCCACACGAGCGCCAAGCAGCTCGTGCCGGTCGCCAACAAGCCTGTGCTGTTCTACGGCATCGAGGCGATGGCCGCCGCGGGCATCGAGCAGGTCGGCATCATCATCGCCCCGGAGACGGGCGACGAGATCCGCGCCGCCGCCGGCGACGGCTCGCGGTTCGGCGTCGAGATCACCTATATCGTCCAGGACGAGCCCGCGGGCCTGGCCCATGCGGTCCTCACCGCCGAGCCGTTCCTCGGCCGCGATCCGTTCGTGATGTACCTGGGCGACAACCTCCTGCAGGGCGGCATCAAGGAGCTCGTCGCCCAGTTCGAGTCCGCCAACCCCGAGGCGCTGATCCTCCTGACGCCGGTGCCGGACCCCGAGCACTACGGCGTGGCCGAGCTCGACGGCGACCGCGTCGTCGCGCTGGCCGAGAAGCCGCCGGAGCCGAAGACGAACCTCGCGCTCGTCGGCGTCTACCTGTTCTCGCCGGTCATCCACGACGCGGCGCGAGCGATCGAGCCGTCCGCCCGCGGCGAACTGGAGATCACCGACGCGATCCAGCATCTCGTCGACAAGGGCGCGCGCGTGGAGCCGCACATCGTCGAGGGCTGGTGGAAGGACACCGGGCGCCTGGACGACATGCTCGAGGCCAACCGGCTCATCCTCGACAACCTCCAGACGCGGGTCGAGGGCGAGCTCATCGAGTCGACGGTCGAGGGGCGCGTGGTGATCGAGAAGGGCGCGGTGCTCGAGCGCTCGGCGGTCCGCGGGCCGGCGATCATCGGCGCGGGGACGCGGCTCATCGACTGCTACGTGGGGCCGTACTCGGCGATCGCGGAGGACTGCGTCGTCGAGGCGGCGGAGATCGAGCACTCGATCCTGCTCGCCGGATCGAAGGTGCGCCACCTCGAGGGGCGGATGGAGTCGTCGCTGCTGGGCCGCAACGTGACGATCAGCCGCGACGAGGGCCGTCAGCCCCGGGCGTACCGGTTCATGGTCGGCGACAACTCGGAGATCGGGATCCTCTAG
- the rfbD gene encoding dTDP-4-dehydrorhamnose reductase, protein MKLLITGAGGMLGHRVCERATALGHDVAACKRADLDITDPDDCLRVVEDFGPEAIVNCAAWTDVDGAESDLDGAMAANGTGAGNIARAAADVGARIVHVSTDYVFNGDKAEPWLESDAVDPQSVYGLTKLRGEEQVADATPRHAIVRTAWVFGVGGGNFVDTMLRLGAERDEVSVVTDQVGCPTWTGHLADALIEVAERDDFGIHHIAGQGACSWNELALEIFDQAGISCRVLPTTSEAFKRPAPRPAFSVLGTERPDPIVLPPWQQGVAGHLAERKA, encoded by the coding sequence GTGAAGCTCCTGATCACCGGCGCCGGCGGGATGCTCGGCCACCGCGTCTGCGAGCGGGCCACCGCGCTCGGCCACGACGTCGCCGCCTGCAAGCGCGCCGACCTCGACATCACCGACCCCGACGACTGTCTGCGGGTCGTCGAGGACTTCGGTCCCGAGGCGATCGTCAACTGCGCGGCATGGACCGACGTCGACGGCGCCGAGAGCGACCTCGACGGCGCGATGGCCGCCAACGGCACCGGCGCCGGCAACATCGCCCGCGCCGCCGCGGACGTCGGCGCGCGCATCGTCCACGTCTCGACCGACTACGTCTTCAACGGCGACAAGGCCGAGCCGTGGCTCGAGAGCGACGCGGTCGACCCGCAGTCGGTCTACGGGCTGACGAAGCTGCGCGGCGAGGAGCAGGTCGCCGACGCGACGCCGCGCCACGCGATCGTGCGGACCGCCTGGGTCTTCGGCGTCGGCGGCGGCAACTTCGTCGACACGATGCTGCGCCTCGGCGCCGAGCGCGACGAGGTCAGCGTCGTCACCGACCAGGTCGGCTGCCCCACCTGGACCGGCCACCTCGCCGACGCGCTCATCGAGGTCGCCGAGCGCGACGACTTCGGCATCCATCACATCGCGGGCCAGGGCGCGTGCTCCTGGAACGAGCTGGCGCTCGAGATCTTCGACCAGGCGGGCATCAGCTGCCGCGTGCTGCCGACGACGAGCGAGGCGTTCAAGCGCCCGGCGCCGCGGCCGGCCTTCAGCGTGCTGGGCACCGAGCGCCCGGACCCGATCGTCCTGCCGCCGTGGCAGCAGGGGGTCGCCGGACATCTAGCGGAAAGGAAGGCCTGA